From the genome of Fibrobacter sp. UWB15, one region includes:
- the rplC gene encoding 50S ribosomal protein L3 has translation MNGILAKKLGMTQVFTEQGERVPVTVLEAGPCVVVCHKTEEKDGYTAVQIGFGLKKEQRANKAEIGHFKKADVAVREHLAEFDVADLEAWPVGKEFGAADFADVKMVNVSGLSKGHGFSGTIKRHNFHSGPRSHGTHNMREPGGTSAHSYPGRVFPGKRMAGQFGNKKVTVKHLQVVKVDGDRNLIFVRGAVPGAKNSIIVVRKD, from the coding sequence ATGAACGGTATTCTCGCAAAGAAATTGGGAATGACCCAAGTGTTCACGGAACAGGGCGAACGCGTTCCTGTAACGGTTCTCGAAGCCGGTCCGTGCGTGGTCGTTTGCCATAAGACAGAAGAGAAGGACGGCTACACTGCTGTCCAGATCGGCTTTGGTCTCAAGAAAGAACAGCGCGCCAACAAGGCTGAAATCGGCCACTTCAAGAAGGCTGATGTCGCTGTTCGTGAACACCTCGCTGAATTCGATGTCGCTGATCTCGAAGCCTGGCCGGTTGGCAAGGAATTCGGTGCAGCTGACTTCGCCGATGTGAAGATGGTGAATGTCTCTGGCCTCTCCAAGGGTCACGGCTTCTCCGGTACCATCAAGCGCCATAACTTCCACAGCGGTCCTCGTTCTCACGGTACGCACAACATGCGCGAACCGGGTGGTACGTCCGCTCACTCTTATCCGGGCCGCGTTTTCCCGGGCAAGCGTATGGCCGGTCAGTTCGGTAACAAGAAAGTGACCGTGAAGCACCTCCAGGTCGTCAAGGTTGACGGCGACCGCAACCTGATCTTTGTCCGCGGCGCAGTTCCCGGTGCAAAGAACAGCATCATCGTGGTGAGGAAAGACTAA
- the rplD gene encoding 50S ribosomal protein L4 has translation MATAKLFAATGDFKNDIQLPAMFDQEVNKVCMYLHIKAILNNNRQGTAQTKNKSAVSGGGQKPWKQKGTGRARSGQNTSAVWVRGAKAHGPKSHDYFEKVNKKVKKIAFRSALAAKAAEGKVQVFEALAFNAPKTKDLLAVLNKAGLEQRNALFLVSEADKNLYLSSNNIPWCRCARVADVNTYDIVRANNVVISQAALAELEGGR, from the coding sequence ATGGCTACAGCAAAGCTTTTCGCCGCTACTGGCGATTTTAAGAATGATATTCAGCTCCCGGCCATGTTCGATCAGGAAGTCAACAAGGTCTGCATGTACTTGCATATCAAGGCTATCCTGAACAACAACCGTCAGGGCACTGCCCAGACCAAGAACAAGTCCGCCGTTAGCGGTGGTGGTCAGAAGCCCTGGAAGCAGAAGGGTACGGGCCGCGCTCGTTCCGGTCAGAACACCTCTGCTGTGTGGGTTCGTGGTGCCAAGGCTCATGGTCCGAAGTCCCATGACTACTTTGAAAAGGTGAACAAGAAGGTCAAGAAGATCGCTTTCCGCTCTGCTCTCGCTGCTAAGGCTGCCGAAGGCAAGGTGCAGGTGTTCGAAGCTCTCGCTTTCAACGCCCCGAAGACCAAGGATCTCCTCGCCGTCCTTAACAAGGCCGGTCTCGAACAGCGCAACGCTCTCTTCCTCGTGAGCGAAGCTGACAAGAACCTTTACCTGTCTTCTAACAACATTCCTTGGTGCCGTTGCGCACGCGTTGCCGATGTCAACACTTACGACATCGTTCGCGCCAACAACGTCGTCATCTCCCAGGCAGCTCTCGCCGAACTGGAAGGAGGCCGCTAA
- the rplW gene encoding 50S ribosomal protein L23 gives MSELHEILVAPHITEATARLMAASRNDVHKYVFKVAKTATKTEIKDAIEKRFGVKVDSVNTLINRGKMKRVRMGMVAGKKSNWKKAYITLKAGQKIAEFEGV, from the coding sequence ATGAGTGAACTTCACGAAATCCTCGTTGCACCGCACATTACCGAAGCTACTGCCCGTCTGATGGCTGCTTCTCGCAATGACGTGCACAAGTATGTATTCAAGGTTGCCAAGACCGCAACGAAGACCGAGATCAAGGACGCTATCGAAAAGCGTTTCGGTGTCAAGGTCGATTCCGTCAATACCCTTATCAACCGCGGCAAGATGAAGCGCGTTCGTATGGGCATGGTCGCCGGCAAGAAGTCCAACTGGAAGAAGGCCTACATCACGCTTAAGGCCGGGCAAAAGATTGCCGAGTTCGAAGGAGTATAA